One stretch of Candidatus Brocadiaceae bacterium DNA includes these proteins:
- the pstC gene encoding phosphate ABC transporter permease subunit PstC — MSAYTGKIGNGYIIISTFASMGIILLILCVLFFNSFAAIRDVGWSLFTLTWNPPHAQFGILPMFYGSLAVTVISLVIAVPLGIFTAIFTSEILHPGYRFSVKAFLELLAGIPSIIYGLIGVAFFSVWVGELFHLQSGRTIFTAAVLLSIMILPTIITLCDDAIHRVPQKYREAAKGLGLCKHEVIISSVLPIAKPDIIGAVVLALGRALGETMAVMLVIGSIDKIPAPFYNLLAPGQTITSKLGREITGSAFGSLHFSAMIFMGIMLLVIVLALTLIAQYFSKSGQRLYE, encoded by the coding sequence ATGTCAGCTTATACCGGTAAAATAGGAAATGGGTATATCATAATCAGCACGTTTGCCAGCATGGGAATTATCCTTTTAATCCTGTGTGTGCTTTTCTTCAACAGCTTTGCGGCTATTCGTGATGTGGGATGGAGTTTGTTTACCCTTACATGGAATCCCCCCCACGCACAATTCGGTATCTTGCCGATGTTCTACGGTTCGCTGGCGGTTACGGTGATATCTTTAGTAATCGCTGTGCCTCTGGGTATATTTACGGCCATTTTTACCTCTGAAATACTTCATCCAGGATACCGGTTTTCTGTAAAAGCCTTTCTGGAACTGCTTGCCGGCATCCCTTCCATTATTTACGGATTAATCGGAGTGGCATTTTTCAGTGTATGGGTCGGTGAATTATTCCACCTGCAATCAGGCCGAACCATCTTTACGGCTGCCGTTCTTTTATCCATCATGATACTGCCCACCATTATTACCTTGTGTGATGACGCCATTCACCGTGTCCCGCAAAAATATCGTGAAGCTGCGAAAGGACTGGGACTTTGTAAACATGAAGTGATTATCTCTTCCGTACTGCCGATTGCAAAACCTGATATTATAGGAGCGGTGGTATTGGCGTTGGGAAGGGCGCTTGGAGAAACCATGGCTGTAATGCTGGTGATAGGAAGTATCGATAAAATTCCGGCGCCTTTTTACAATTTATTGGCGCCCGGACAAACCATCACTTCAAAACTGGGAAGAGAAATTACCGGAAGCGCTTTTGGTTCACTTCACTTTAGCGCTATGATTTTTATGGGTATTATGCTCTTGGTAATTGTTTTGGCGCTTACCCTTATTGCTCAGTATTTTTCAAAGTCGGGACAAAGGCTCTATGAATAG
- the pstA gene encoding phosphate ABC transporter permease PstA, giving the protein MRNKLFISVCCFAAILCTLILSLLLFVIALNGAKAVNLRFLLSDSRNFGAEGGIVYQIMGSILLISGAAFISLPIALGTALCKSEYIKNTVLQQISSMMIYGLNGVPSVIFGIFGLLFFVNFLNTGISWFVGSIILAVMIIPTIVLAAYQSMSSIPAIYRESAYALGMDKWKVIAKVILPQGIHGAVTGLFIGLARAIGETAPVMFIATAFSGAKLPDSLFQPVTALPTHILALAQQATNSQALLNAWGTSLVLMLLVFSLSLSALFTRVTLQSTGRR; this is encoded by the coding sequence ATGAGAAATAAATTATTCATATCGGTATGCTGTTTTGCCGCCATTCTCTGTACTTTAATACTTTCTCTCTTGTTGTTTGTTATTGCATTGAATGGGGCAAAGGCGGTTAATCTGCGCTTTCTTCTATCGGATTCAAGGAATTTCGGCGCCGAAGGTGGAATAGTCTATCAAATCATGGGAAGCATTTTGCTCATATCAGGCGCTGCATTCATAAGCCTCCCCATTGCACTCGGTACTGCATTATGCAAAAGTGAATATATAAAAAATACGGTATTGCAGCAAATAAGCAGCATGATGATTTATGGGCTGAACGGCGTTCCATCCGTTATATTTGGGATATTCGGACTTCTGTTTTTTGTTAACTTCCTGAATACGGGTATTTCCTGGTTTGTCGGCTCAATAATACTTGCCGTTATGATCATACCTACGATCGTTCTCGCTGCATATCAATCGATGAGCAGTATCCCTGCAATTTACCGTGAATCTGCATATGCACTGGGAATGGATAAGTGGAAAGTGATTGCCAAAGTAATTCTCCCCCAGGGTATCCACGGAGCCGTTACCGGTCTTTTCATAGGCTTGGCCAGGGCAATAGGAGAAACTGCCCCTGTTATGTTCATTGCCACCGCCTTTTCGGGGGCGAAATTGCCTGACTCTCTGTTCCAACCTGTGACGGCTTTACCAACACACATACTTGCGCTGGCGCAACAGGCAACGAATTCTCAGGCACTACTGAACGCATGGGGAACAAGCCTTGTTTTGATGCTGCTTGTTTTTTCCCTTAGTTTGTCTGCACTATTTACAAGGGTCACATTACAATCGACAGGTCGAAGATGA